Proteins encoded by one window of Blautia luti:
- a CDS encoding transglutaminase domain-containing protein — protein sequence MNRKKLTALMLSTVMAFTPAAPIVASETTVHSVENAEDIAVSSATASKKNGWDSSKKYYYVNGKKVTNVTKTISKVKYHFDVTGKVVYKKVKNVYYKINSKGKAKKMNQVETLAATRLDMYGGNLKKAFNWSASIPYTANVKVAKKTPGNYGIYGFQRQRGDCYVMAATFYWMAKVSGSDAHYVKGYFKKSSGKGAHAWVEIDYKGTTYVYDPNFQKEYKLNGYKLKYGAPKTLKYIDYKRLN from the coding sequence ATGAACAGAAAAAAGTTAACAGCTTTAATGCTCAGTACAGTAATGGCATTTACACCGGCAGCTCCGATCGTGGCTTCCGAGACAACAGTTCACAGCGTTGAAAATGCCGAAGATATCGCTGTATCAAGTGCTACAGCGTCCAAGAAGAACGGCTGGGATTCTTCAAAGAAGTACTATTATGTAAACGGTAAGAAAGTAACAAATGTTACCAAAACTATCAGTAAAGTGAAATATCACTTCGATGTAACGGGTAAAGTCGTATATAAGAAAGTAAAGAATGTTTACTACAAGATTAATTCCAAGGGCAAAGCGAAAAAGATGAATCAGGTAGAAACTCTTGCAGCAACACGACTGGATATGTACGGAGGAAATTTAAAGAAAGCATTTAACTGGAGTGCTTCCATTCCGTATACAGCCAATGTAAAAGTTGCAAAGAAAACACCGGGAAATTACGGAATCTATGGTTTCCAGAGACAGAGAGGTGACTGCTATGTTATGGCAGCTACATTCTACTGGATGGCGAAGGTATCCGGAAGTGATGCACATTATGTAAAAGGATATTTTAAGAAATCATCTGGTAAGGGTGCACATGCATGGGTAGAGATTGATTATAAAGGAACTACTTATGTATATGATCCGAATTTCCAGAAGGAATATAAACTGAATGGATATAAATTAAAATATGGTGCACCAAAAACTCTGAAATATATTGATTACAAACGTTTAAACTAA
- a CDS encoding SAM-dependent methyltransferase, protein MFNTLEEKTEEKAMVQFLERFTDYPFLVKFKNSEYHIGEGTPTFTVHFKKAIPLGDLMKSTSLALGEAYMRGDLDIEGNLYEALDHFLGQMGKFSTNESALKKIMFSSTSKKNQEKEVTSHYDIGNDFYKLWLDETMSYSCGYFIHEDDSLYQAQVNKVDYILKKLYLKEGMSLLDIGCGWGFLLIEAAKKYKIHGTGITLSHEQYTEFQNRIKEQHLEDYLTVELMDYRDLPKHNYQFDRVVSVGMLEHVGRDNYQLFLDCVEKVLKPGGLFLLHFISALKEHPGDPWIKKYIFPGGTVPSLREILNHMAEDNFHTLDIENLRLHYNKTLLHWEKNFRDNLDKEREMFDEDFLRMWNLYLSSCAATFHNGIIDLHQILMTKGINNELPMTRWY, encoded by the coding sequence ATGTTTAATACACTTGAAGAAAAGACTGAAGAAAAAGCAATGGTACAGTTCCTTGAACGTTTTACTGATTATCCATTTCTGGTAAAGTTCAAGAATTCCGAATATCACATCGGTGAAGGCACTCCCACATTCACAGTTCATTTCAAAAAAGCCATTCCACTGGGTGACCTGATGAAAAGTACTTCTCTCGCACTGGGCGAGGCTTACATGCGCGGAGATCTTGATATTGAAGGAAACCTCTATGAGGCACTGGATCATTTCCTGGGACAGATGGGTAAATTCTCAACCAATGAGTCTGCATTGAAAAAGATCATGTTCAGTTCCACCTCAAAAAAGAACCAGGAAAAAGAAGTAACCAGCCACTATGACATCGGCAATGATTTCTATAAATTATGGCTGGATGAAACCATGAGTTACTCCTGTGGCTATTTTATTCATGAAGATGATTCCTTATATCAGGCCCAGGTAAACAAAGTTGACTATATACTGAAGAAACTTTATCTGAAAGAAGGTATGTCCCTTCTGGACATCGGCTGTGGCTGGGGATTTCTCCTGATTGAAGCAGCCAAAAAGTACAAGATCCATGGTACAGGCATTACCTTAAGCCATGAACAATATACAGAATTTCAGAATCGTATCAAAGAACAGCATCTGGAAGACTATCTCACCGTAGAATTAATGGATTACAGAGATCTGCCGAAGCACAATTACCAGTTTGACCGCGTAGTCAGTGTGGGTATGCTTGAACATGTAGGCAGAGATAATTATCAGCTTTTCCTGGATTGTGTGGAAAAGGTTCTGAAACCTGGCGGATTATTCCTTCTTCATTTCATCAGCGCCCTGAAAGAACATCCGGGTGACCCATGGATCAAGAAATACATTTTCCCGGGTGGAACTGTTCCAAGTCTGCGTGAGATCCTCAATCATATGGCTGAAGATAATTTCCACACTCTGGACATCGAAAATCTCCGTCTGCATTATAATAAAACCCTGCTTCACTGGGAAAAGAATTTCAGAGATAATCTGGATAAAGAAAGAGAAATGTTTGATGAAGACTTCCTCCGCATGTGGAATCTTTACCTGTCTTCCTGCGCAGCCACCTTCCACAACGGAATTATCGACCTGCACCAGATCCTGATGACGAAGGGAATCAATAACGAACTTCCTATGACACGTTGGTATTAG
- a CDS encoding HAD family hydrolase — MKDYRKKIKAAIFDVDGTLLDTMPVWNDIGERYLSSLGLKSRLETKEALHSVSLEQGAAYLKETYDLKQTIPEIIKDVLKIVANFYKYEAVLKPGVKETLEWLEEQGIKMAVATSGNKALTEAALERNGVADYFGKIFTCTEIGSGKDEPNIYLAAAEFLGSKPEETIIWEDALHAAQTAKTAGFVVLGVYDESGKDAVPEMKEICEEYFDRMDAWLAGHK; from the coding sequence ATGAAAGATTACCGGAAGAAAATAAAAGCTGCGATCTTCGATGTAGACGGAACATTGCTGGATACCATGCCTGTATGGAATGATATCGGTGAGCGGTATCTGAGCAGTCTGGGGCTGAAGAGCAGACTGGAAACGAAAGAAGCGCTCCATTCTGTGAGTCTGGAGCAGGGAGCTGCATATCTGAAGGAGACCTATGATCTGAAACAGACAATACCGGAAATTATAAAGGATGTGCTGAAGATTGTAGCAAATTTCTATAAATATGAAGCTGTTCTGAAGCCGGGAGTGAAAGAAACTTTGGAGTGGCTTGAGGAACAGGGCATAAAAATGGCGGTAGCTACTTCTGGAAATAAAGCTCTGACGGAAGCTGCATTGGAGAGAAATGGTGTGGCAGATTATTTTGGAAAGATTTTTACCTGCACAGAGATTGGATCGGGGAAAGATGAACCGAATATTTATCTGGCAGCAGCAGAGTTTCTGGGAAGTAAGCCGGAGGAAACAATCATCTGGGAAGATGCGCTTCATGCAGCACAGACTGCGAAAACAGCTGGATTCGTGGTGCTGGGAGTTTATGATGAGAGCGGTAAAGATGCAGTGCCGGAAATGAAAGAAATCTGCGAAGAATATTTTGACAGAATGGATGCCTGGTTAGCAGGGCATAAATAA
- the thiE gene encoding thiamine phosphate synthase: MNCKSEDLRLYAITDRHWLNGETLYQQVEKALKGGVTFLQLREKNLDEEDFMKEARKIKALCKKYKVPLIINDNVEIAREIDADGVHVGQSDMEAGDVRDRLGPDKIIGVSARTVEQALLAQAHGADYLGVGAVFSTSTKSDAKNVSHETLKEICKAVRIPVVAIGGITRDNVKELTGCGADGIAVISAVFAQQDIESAARELKKCSEEMVKG, encoded by the coding sequence GTGAACTGCAAAAGTGAAGATTTACGACTGTATGCAATTACAGACAGACACTGGCTTAATGGCGAGACTTTGTACCAGCAGGTAGAGAAAGCGCTGAAAGGCGGCGTGACATTTCTTCAGCTGAGAGAGAAAAATCTGGATGAAGAAGATTTTATGAAAGAAGCCCGGAAAATCAAGGCTCTTTGCAAGAAATATAAGGTTCCGCTGATCATTAATGACAATGTGGAAATTGCCCGGGAAATTGATGCAGACGGAGTCCATGTGGGACAGAGCGATATGGAAGCCGGGGATGTGAGAGACAGGCTGGGACCGGATAAGATCATCGGTGTTTCCGCCAGAACTGTAGAACAGGCACTTTTGGCCCAGGCCCATGGTGCAGATTATCTGGGAGTAGGCGCTGTTTTTTCCACCAGTACCAAGTCAGATGCGAAAAATGTTTCACATGAAACATTAAAGGAAATCTGCAAAGCAGTCAGGATCCCGGTGGTGGCTATTGGCGGAATTACCAGAGATAACGTAAAAGAACTTACCGGATGCGGTGCAGATGGAATTGCAGTGATCAGCGCTGTTTTTGCACAGCAGGATATTGAGAGTGCTGCCAGAGAGCTGAAAAAATGTTCTGAAGAGATGGTGAAAGGATGA
- a CDS encoding Hpt domain-containing protein, translating to MTVKECYEQMGADYEGVLGRLRSEALIKKFAKKFLDDGSYASLKKGLEEQNGEEAFRAAHTLKGVCQNLGFDNLYEVSFDITEKLRGRDTNGCEELFAKVTEQYEKTTDAIRMMED from the coding sequence ATGACAGTAAAAGAGTGTTATGAACAGATGGGTGCTGATTATGAGGGAGTTCTCGGTAGACTGAGAAGTGAAGCCCTGATAAAAAAATTTGCAAAGAAATTTCTGGATGATGGAAGTTATGCCAGCCTGAAAAAGGGTCTGGAGGAACAGAACGGAGAGGAAGCCTTTCGTGCTGCACATACATTGAAAGGCGTATGCCAGAATCTTGGATTTGATAATCTTTATGAAGTAAGCTTCGATATTACAGAGAAGCTGAGAGGAAGAGATACAAACGGATGTGAAGAACTTTTTGCGAAGGTGACAGAGCAGTATGAAAAAACTACTGATGCCATCCGTATGATGGAGGACTAG
- a CDS encoding diguanylate cyclase domain-containing protein — protein MSKDINRILIADDSEMNRAMLAEMLGKEYEILEAVNGEEAIAMLHQYEGGISLIMLDIMMPVMDGFEVLAFMNKNHWIEEVPVIMISSENSAEYVEKAYELGVTDYINKPYNALIVYRRVRNTIMLYARQRKLAGMVRDQIYEKEKNESLMINILSHIVEFRNGESGLHVLHINTITGLLLDSLVQKTDKYNLSWTDRSLITTASALHDIGKIGIDDKILNKPGRLTAEEFEIMKTHSMIGASMLENLEQYKDEPLVKFAYQICRWHHERYDGKGYPDGLKGEEIPISAQVVSMADVYDALTSERVYKKAFSHEKAMEMILAGECGTFNPLLLECLEELQDEIQEQLKEKSPGEMNKRQTQHIAEEVLQTQEISASERTRRLLEYERMKYHFFVSMSKEMRFEYSVSPAMLTFTKWASRTLGVKEINLTPDDNEELMTVIGRENMKRFDQLMRKTSVDKPIIETDVEMNISGKMHTYHVITRVVWSEDEVPEYMGCIGKIIDIYEDHKDHTSDINDIMGVDIVTGVYTQYCAKKKIQELLEVYPDKKFILMLIDLDSFSNANREYGHLFGDQVLRYVGDVIRKNVDTHAVEARAGGDEFLVFQEYTESSEEMLRTLSRNLNGFYRDFSISVSIGAARTEKYGMDYESLFQYADQALSAAKKSGTGDFRFYDESMAEMFSAISPID, from the coding sequence TTGAGTAAGGATATAAACAGGATTCTGATCGCAGATGATTCAGAGATGAACCGTGCCATGCTTGCAGAAATGCTCGGGAAAGAATACGAGATTCTAGAAGCAGTGAATGGTGAAGAAGCTATTGCCATGCTGCATCAGTATGAGGGTGGAATATCTCTGATCATGCTTGATATTATGATGCCTGTCATGGACGGTTTTGAAGTGCTGGCGTTTATGAATAAGAATCACTGGATCGAAGAAGTGCCGGTTATTATGATATCTTCAGAGAATTCAGCGGAATATGTGGAGAAAGCATATGAGCTGGGAGTGACTGATTATATTAATAAACCGTATAATGCACTGATTGTGTACCGAAGAGTCAGAAACACGATCATGCTTTATGCCAGACAGAGGAAACTAGCTGGTATGGTACGGGATCAGATTTATGAGAAAGAGAAAAATGAGAGTCTTATGATCAATATCCTCAGTCATATTGTTGAATTTCGAAATGGGGAAAGTGGTCTTCATGTATTGCATATCAATACCATCACAGGACTTCTCCTGGACAGTCTGGTGCAGAAAACGGACAAATACAACCTGTCCTGGACAGACAGATCTCTGATCACAACAGCATCTGCGCTTCACGATATCGGTAAAATAGGAATTGATGATAAGATTCTGAATAAACCCGGCAGACTTACAGCAGAGGAATTCGAGATCATGAAAACACATTCCATGATCGGGGCCTCCATGCTGGAGAATCTGGAGCAGTATAAGGATGAACCTTTGGTGAAGTTTGCATATCAGATATGCAGATGGCATCATGAGAGATATGATGGTAAAGGATATCCGGATGGCTTAAAAGGAGAGGAGATTCCAATTTCCGCACAAGTAGTTTCCATGGCAGATGTATATGATGCATTGACCAGTGAGCGAGTATATAAGAAAGCTTTTTCCCATGAGAAGGCGATGGAGATGATCCTGGCAGGAGAATGCGGAACTTTTAACCCGCTTCTTTTGGAATGTCTGGAAGAACTTCAGGATGAGATACAGGAACAGCTGAAGGAGAAATCACCGGGAGAAATGAATAAAAGACAGACGCAGCATATCGCGGAAGAGGTACTGCAGACCCAGGAGATTTCAGCTTCAGAAAGAACGAGACGCCTTCTGGAATATGAGAGAATGAAGTATCATTTCTTCGTGTCAATGTCAAAGGAGATGCGATTTGAATATTCAGTTTCCCCTGCAATGCTTACCTTTACCAAGTGGGCATCCAGAACACTTGGGGTAAAAGAGATCAATCTTACGCCTGATGATAATGAAGAGCTTATGACCGTGATCGGCAGGGAAAATATGAAAAGGTTTGATCAGCTGATGCGGAAAACTTCTGTAGATAAACCGATAATAGAAACAGATGTGGAGATGAACATATCCGGTAAAATGCATACATACCATGTTATTACCAGAGTCGTCTGGTCGGAAGATGAAGTTCCGGAATATATGGGCTGCATCGGTAAAATCATAGATATTTATGAAGATCATAAAGACCACACCTCTGATATCAATGATATTATGGGAGTGGATATAGTTACCGGAGTATATACACAGTACTGTGCCAAAAAGAAAATCCAGGAACTTCTGGAAGTATATCCGGATAAGAAATTCATCCTGATGCTTATAGATTTGGATTCTTTCAGCAATGCAAACCGGGAGTATGGACATCTTTTCGGTGATCAGGTTCTGCGGTATGTGGGTGATGTCATACGTAAAAATGTAGATACTCATGCAGTAGAAGCCAGGGCCGGGGGAGATGAATTTCTGGTATTCCAGGAGTATACAGAGAGTAGCGAGGAAATGCTGAGGACACTTTCCAGAAATCTGAATGGTTTTTACCGGGATTTTTCAATATCTGTAAGCATTGGTGCTGCCAGAACTGAGAAATATGGAATGGATTATGAAAGCCTGTTTCAGTATGCGGATCAGGCGCTGAGCGCGGCGAAGAAGAGCGGAACAGGAGACTTCAGATTCTATGATGAATCCATGGCAGAAATGTTTTCTGCCATATCGCCGATAGATTGA
- a CDS encoding S1C family serine protease, with product MMNKDNKNDKIQKIVKKGLTLSLCAVLAGGLAAGSFEGVNRLTGWNEGTTVQAASNNENKLTYAKSEKKADEENDLKSDASEDTSDSSTKATGSMDVSDIVAEALPSIVSITTKSVQEVQSYYGMYGMYGYAPQQEEQEVEGSGSGIIVGKNDDELLIATNYHVVSGADTLSVAFVDGNAVEATVKGFDEEKDLAVVSVSLDDIDSDTMDAISVANVGSSDDLKVGEQVVAIGNALGYGQSVTTGIVSAKNRRMDSSNNTVTDDSSDTGDGVNLIQTDAAINPGNSGGALLNMNGEVVGINSAKLASTEVEGMGYAIAISDVTDILENLMNETTRDKLEDADHGVLGIKGRSVSSEAVQMYSIPAGVFVNEVVEGGAAEKAGLKANSVITKFEGKSVSSIDQLIEYLSYYEPGEEVELTVAVPNGTEYKEDTITVTLDENTDASDSQDTSDDSKKSDRKDKKDDSDAEESDSQDDSQDNSDDDNPFIKYFESQGFFR from the coding sequence ATGATGAATAAAGATAATAAAAATGATAAAATACAGAAAATTGTAAAGAAAGGTCTTACACTCAGCCTGTGTGCAGTTCTGGCAGGCGGTCTGGCCGCAGGAAGTTTCGAAGGCGTGAACAGACTTACAGGATGGAATGAAGGAACCACTGTTCAGGCAGCATCCAATAATGAAAATAAACTGACTTATGCGAAATCTGAGAAGAAAGCAGATGAAGAAAACGATTTAAAGTCAGATGCCAGTGAGGATACATCCGACAGCAGTACAAAGGCAACAGGAAGCATGGATGTTTCTGATATTGTAGCAGAAGCACTTCCATCTATCGTATCTATCACAACCAAATCTGTACAGGAGGTACAGTCTTATTATGGAATGTACGGAATGTATGGATATGCTCCACAGCAGGAAGAGCAGGAAGTAGAGGGTAGCGGTTCCGGTATCATTGTTGGTAAGAATGATGATGAACTTCTGATCGCTACCAACTATCATGTAGTATCTGGTGCAGATACTTTATCTGTAGCATTTGTAGATGGTAATGCAGTAGAAGCTACTGTAAAGGGATTCGATGAAGAGAAAGACCTGGCAGTTGTATCTGTATCACTGGATGACATTGACAGCGATACTATGGATGCCATTTCCGTTGCCAATGTAGGCAGCTCAGATGACCTTAAAGTTGGTGAGCAGGTAGTTGCCATTGGTAATGCTCTTGGATATGGACAGTCCGTAACAACTGGTATCGTTAGTGCGAAGAACCGCAGAATGGATTCCAGCAACAATACAGTAACAGATGACAGCAGTGATACAGGCGATGGTGTAAACCTGATCCAGACAGATGCAGCTATCAATCCTGGTAACAGCGGCGGTGCTCTGCTGAACATGAATGGTGAAGTTGTAGGTATCAACTCTGCGAAACTTGCATCTACAGAAGTTGAGGGCATGGGATATGCCATTGCTATTTCTGATGTAACAGATATTCTTGAAAATCTGATGAATGAGACTACCAGAGATAAACTGGAAGATGCGGACCATGGCGTACTGGGAATCAAAGGACGTTCTGTAAGTTCAGAAGCAGTTCAGATGTACAGTATCCCGGCAGGTGTTTTCGTAAACGAAGTAGTTGAGGGCGGTGCAGCTGAGAAAGCTGGCCTGAAAGCAAACAGTGTTATTACGAAATTCGAAGGCAAATCCGTTTCCAGTATTGATCAGCTGATCGAATATCTTTCTTACTATGAACCAGGTGAAGAGGTTGAACTTACTGTAGCAGTTCCGAATGGTACTGAGTATAAAGAAGATACCATAACAGTAACTCTGGATGAAAACACTGATGCGAGTGACAGCCAGGATACATCTGACGACAGTAAGAAGAGTGACAGGAAAGATAAAAAAGATGATTCAGATGCTGAAGAATCCGATAGTCAGGATGATTCCCAGGACAACAGTGATGACGACAATCCATTCATTAAGTATTTTGAGAGCCAGGGATTTTTCAGATAA
- a CDS encoding DUF5722 domain-containing protein produces MNWKKLMAVTMALCMAVPSGIPQTIMGAEFTQGTQTQVTEVSEFDDGMGNDCDETEAENIEDLFGSEDFSTGKAEEINDNSQDIPDLKENEGEDITESAGTEDGYKIKLYSNGKLEKTYTVSREKAEDAKAPEAPAARSGYIFKEWNTQKDGKGTSYKPGDSIAELLHSVSSEAELPVGQEEELKNSNVESADVENVNTENVNTDNEENTADELFEEIAVQNLEEPSAEDVVENTEEPSAGDAAVQNTVPGADAVSAGDSETPGVDTAQNNDLSTEAQSTENSTAQTEPAVQEETSDNSESQNQNIEETAAGVEEDSDTVVLYAIWQKAASYKIIYKLNGGKNNSANPKTYKQNTEVKLKKPTRSGYHFAGWYTDSKYKTKITTIKKGTAKNITLYARWTKVVKISSKAASLKYVKGYSAGQIRVSATVPQYVKTWDNYYYLLYLDSATGKVKKTVDKIKKSDLANQKLTFKLKTKGHPEYIQGKFAIGAKNSKGSYSVISNRSYVSNPEKLASYQAAYFIPKTKKGIQATDINQITETKSKNVFVNFFASDILNTGYGYNEYKYNGKKYYFAALYGYKNLVSECNQKGIQVTAQISLNNSSLTQSLRRANSPYGETAYYGWNTDNSAARQKMEALFAYLGETFGSNGCYISNWILGNEVNSASCYYYLGNVSFSKYISMYSEAFRCLHNAVRSTRASSKVFICLDNCWNQRNIFSVCYTSKSTLDKFASTVSKLQKGISWNVAYHAYSQPLTEAKFWSSVNEPLLTKSGETATFITMYNIEALTSYVKNHYGSDKRVFLSEQGFSSSYGGQVNQAASMALAYYKAACNPMIDGFIIRSYMDESHEVAQGLALGLKTSNGKAKKVYNVFRYMDSSSSLKYTEKILNSQVGNWKFLVPGYKASRVYKMYRN; encoded by the coding sequence ATGAACTGGAAGAAGCTTATGGCAGTAACAATGGCGCTTTGTATGGCAGTGCCATCAGGGATACCCCAGACGATAATGGGGGCGGAATTCACCCAGGGAACCCAGACTCAGGTAACAGAAGTCAGTGAGTTTGACGATGGAATGGGGAATGATTGCGATGAGACTGAAGCAGAAAATATAGAAGATTTATTTGGCTCAGAGGACTTTTCCACAGGAAAAGCAGAGGAAATAAATGATAATTCCCAGGACATCCCGGATCTGAAAGAGAACGAAGGGGAAGACATTACTGAATCGGCAGGAACAGAGGATGGCTATAAGATCAAACTTTACAGTAATGGGAAACTGGAAAAGACCTATACTGTTTCACGTGAAAAAGCAGAAGATGCCAAAGCACCGGAAGCTCCTGCAGCCAGAAGCGGATATATTTTCAAAGAGTGGAACACACAGAAAGATGGAAAAGGTACTTCTTATAAACCAGGAGACTCTATAGCGGAGCTTCTGCACAGTGTATCATCAGAAGCAGAGCTGCCAGTCGGGCAGGAGGAAGAATTAAAGAACAGTAATGTGGAATCGGCAGATGTAGAAAATGTAAATACGGAGAACGTAAATACAGATAATGAAGAAAACACAGCTGACGAATTGTTTGAAGAGATTGCAGTACAGAATCTTGAAGAACCGTCAGCAGAGGATGTAGTTGAGAATACCGAAGAGCCATCAGCAGGGGATGCCGCAGTTCAAAATACAGTCCCAGGCGCGGATGCAGTATCAGCAGGAGATTCAGAAACTCCAGGTGTAGACACAGCTCAGAACAACGATTTGAGTACAGAAGCTCAGAGTACAGAAAACTCCACAGCCCAGACAGAACCTGCCGTGCAGGAAGAAACTTCTGACAACAGTGAATCCCAGAACCAGAATATAGAAGAAACTGCAGCAGGGGTAGAGGAGGATTCAGATACAGTTGTGTTGTATGCCATCTGGCAGAAAGCAGCTTCTTATAAGATTATTTATAAACTGAATGGAGGCAAAAACAATTCTGCAAACCCGAAAACCTATAAACAGAATACAGAAGTGAAACTGAAAAAACCAACCCGCTCCGGATATCATTTCGCCGGCTGGTATACAGACAGTAAATATAAAACAAAGATCACCACTATCAAAAAAGGAACCGCGAAGAACATTACACTATATGCCCGCTGGACTAAAGTTGTAAAAATTTCTTCCAAAGCGGCTTCACTGAAATACGTAAAAGGATATTCCGCAGGACAGATCCGTGTATCAGCGACAGTCCCTCAGTATGTGAAAACCTGGGACAACTATTATTATCTGCTGTATCTGGATTCTGCTACAGGTAAAGTGAAAAAAACAGTAGACAAAATAAAGAAATCTGATCTGGCAAACCAGAAACTTACATTTAAATTAAAGACCAAAGGCCATCCGGAGTATATCCAGGGTAAATTTGCCATAGGAGCGAAAAATTCCAAAGGCAGTTATTCCGTGATCAGCAACAGAAGTTATGTGAGTAATCCGGAGAAACTGGCAAGTTATCAGGCGGCTTATTTCATACCAAAAACCAAGAAGGGGATCCAGGCCACAGATATTAATCAGATCACAGAGACCAAGAGTAAGAATGTATTTGTAAACTTTTTCGCATCGGATATTCTGAATACAGGATATGGATATAATGAATATAAATACAATGGGAAGAAATATTATTTCGCAGCATTGTATGGATACAAAAATCTTGTGTCAGAATGCAACCAGAAAGGAATCCAGGTGACAGCGCAGATCAGCCTGAATAACAGTTCACTCACCCAGAGTTTGAGAAGGGCAAACAGCCCTTACGGGGAAACTGCCTATTATGGATGGAACACAGACAACAGTGCAGCCAGACAGAAGATGGAAGCATTGTTTGCATATCTGGGGGAAACCTTCGGCAGTAATGGATGTTATATCAGTAACTGGATTCTGGGAAATGAAGTAAACAGTGCCAGCTGTTATTATTATCTAGGAAATGTGAGCTTCTCCAAATATATTTCCATGTACAGTGAAGCGTTCCGCTGCCTGCATAATGCAGTGCGCAGCACAAGGGCAAGCTCAAAAGTATTTATTTGTCTGGATAACTGCTGGAACCAGAGAAATATATTCTCAGTATGCTACACCTCGAAATCTACGCTGGATAAGTTTGCATCAACAGTATCGAAACTGCAGAAAGGCATCAGCTGGAATGTGGCATACCATGCATACAGCCAGCCACTGACAGAGGCGAAATTCTGGTCCAGTGTCAATGAACCGCTGCTGACGAAGAGCGGCGAGACTGCCACATTTATTACCATGTACAATATTGAGGCACTGACAAGCTATGTGAAGAACCATTACGGATCAGATAAAAGAGTATTCCTGTCTGAACAGGGATTTTCATCTTCTTATGGCGGTCAGGTAAATCAGGCGGCATCCATGGCACTGGCTTACTATAAAGCGGCATGTAACCCTATGATTGATGGATTTATCATTCGCAGTTATATGGATGAAAGTCATGAAGTGGCCCAGGGACTTGCTCTGGGGCTGAAGACCAGCAATGGAAAGGCGAAAAAGGTCTATAATGTATTCAGGTATATGGACAGTTCCAGTTCCCTCAAATATACAGAGAAAATCCTGAACAGCCAGGTTGGAAACTGGAAATTTCTTGTTCCCGGATATAAGGCATCAAGGGTTTATAAGATGTATAGAAATTAG
- a CDS encoding L-rhamnose mutarotase, whose amino-acid sequence MERHAFAMKVKDGQMNAYRTRLGEIWKDLTAFLDRNQIKNFSIWNAGGYIFGYDEIDTTTEIDETPQDREATVAWETRQLGIMDWITNDVDWMTGEWHPASRRLAWHN is encoded by the coding sequence ATGGAGAGACATGCATTTGCGATGAAAGTAAAGGATGGTCAGATGAATGCGTATCGTACCAGACTGGGAGAAATCTGGAAGGATCTTACAGCATTTCTGGACAGAAATCAGATAAAGAATTTCAGTATCTGGAATGCAGGTGGATATATTTTCGGATATGATGAAATCGATACGACTACGGAGATCGATGAAACACCACAAGACAGAGAAGCAACAGTGGCCTGGGAGACACGGCAGCTGGGAATCATGGACTGGATCACCAATGATGTGGACTGGATGACAGGAGAGTGGCATCCTGCAAGCAGAAGACTTGCATGGCACAACTAG
- the lepB gene encoding signal peptidase I codes for MENEDKNQEEKKQPAQSMWKELWDYAKIIIVVFVIAFLLGHFVYINARVPSGSMEQTIMTGDRVFGNRLAYKTKDPERFDIVIFKYPDDPSQLFVKRVIGLPGETVNIVDGKVYINDSEEPLDDSFCPETPQGSFGPYEVPEGCYFMLGDNRNHSMDSRYWMNTFVEKDAIEAEVAIRYWPLNKIGTVN; via the coding sequence ATGGAAAATGAAGACAAAAACCAGGAAGAAAAGAAACAGCCTGCACAGTCTATGTGGAAAGAACTCTGGGACTATGCGAAGATCATTATCGTTGTCTTTGTGATTGCATTTCTGTTGGGACATTTTGTATATATTAATGCGAGAGTACCATCAGGATCCATGGAACAGACGATCATGACCGGTGACAGAGTATTTGGAAACAGACTGGCGTATAAGACTAAGGATCCGGAGAGATTTGACATTGTAATCTTTAAATATCCGGATGATCCTTCTCAGCTTTTCGTAAAGAGAGTGATCGGTCTGCCGGGAGAAACTGTAAATATTGTAGATGGTAAGGTTTATATCAACGATTCAGAAGAACCACTGGATGACAGTTTCTGTCCGGAAACACCTCAGGGAAGTTTCGGACCATACGAGGTACCGGAAGGCTGCTATTTCATGCTGGGTGATAATCGAAATCACAGTATGGATTCCCGTTACTGGATGAATACGTTTGTAGAGAAAGATGCCATTGAGGCAGAAGTGGCGATAAGGTATTGGCCATTAAATAAAATAGGAACAGTAAATTAG